GGTCATGTCAGCCGGCACGATAGAGCCGTAAGCCAGATCAGGAATGCTGGCCAGCGGCACATGCCCGGGCTTGCCCAGCTCGTTAAAAGCATCATCCAGCAGTGCCTTCGACGCCTTATCGCGCCGCGCACCTGAATGCGCGCCCAGCACAACTGAAACCACCTGCTTGCCGTTGCGCACCACCGATCCCACCAGATTATAGCCTGAGGGGCAGATAAAGCCGGTCTTCATGCCAACGGCATCCGGCATGGTGCGGATCAGGGCGTTGTGGTTGTTGAGCTGGCGCTTGCCCAGCGCCACTGTGGGCTGGGAATAGTAATGCGCATATTCCGGAAACTGGTTGATCAGGCTCGCGGCGATCATGCCGATGTCACGCGCGCTGGAAATATGGCGCGGATCATAGAGCCCGTTCGGATTGGAAAAATGCGTGGCATCCAGACCCATGGCCTGCGCCGTGGCATTCATCTCGCGCGCGAAATTTTCAACCGAGCCATCAGCCCCTTCGGCCAGCACCGTCGCCATGTCATTGGCGGAATAGACCAGCAGGGCCTGCAAGGCCCAATCCACTGTAACTTCCTTGCCGGCGGCGATGCCTGTGTGGCTGGCCGGCTGGGAATGCGCCAGTTCTGAAATGGTCAGTTTCTGCTCAAGCGTCATGCTGCCATTGCGCAATTTCTTGAATATGACAAAGGCCGTCATCAATTTGGTCAGCGAAGCGGGGTACCAGGGCTCGCCCGCGCGGTCTTGCGAGATCACATCGCCAGTGGCCGGATCAAACACCAGAATCGGGCCAGACACATCTTCGGCTTCGGCCGCCATTGAGACACCCATGGGGCCTGCCAACAGCGCCAACATCAAACATGCAATGTGCTTGCGAAACTTCAAAGCCTCAACCCACGCCAAAATCCAATCCCGCCACACCTCCCGCGAAAATGCGGCCATTCTGAGGTTTTGAACGGGCTCGGCCAGTGCCCTTGGATGGGCACCTTCAAATTCCATAAAGCCAACTATCACTAATGCCACCGTCTTCGCAACATTGCCAACACGCATGGCTTGAAGCCCTTGCAATCATGACAATCTCTTCGCAGGATGCGGGCCTTGTATGGACAAGGCTGCCCATGTCGAAGTCTTCAGGAAATCGCATTTCGCTCACGGCAGAACTGGTGGCGCTGGCCGAACGAACCGAGCCCGATCCGGGCCCTGAACCCGGCACTGAGGAATTGAGCGACGACGACTACAGGCTGGCCGCAGAAAAACTGCTGTCCGAATACGCGCCCGCCACATTGCATGTCTTCGCCTATGGTTCGCTGATCTGGAACCCTGTCTTCGACATTTCAACCACGACAGCAGGAACAGCCAACGGCTGGCACCGGGCCTTTTGTTTCACGCTCACCCGCTGGCGCGGCACCCGCGAACTGCCCGGCCTGATGATGGCCCTCGACAAAGGCGGCTCATGCAATGGGCTGGTTTTTGAATTAACCGCCGGAGACGTCAAGCAGCAATTGATCAACCTTCTCGACCGGGAGCTCGATGCCAAGCATCCGACAAATATTGCGAAATGGATTTCTGTCTCCACGCCAAATGGCAAGGTAAAGGCGCTCACCTTCGTTGCCGACAAAACCGGGCCTGCCTATGCCAAGCGTTCGCTGGAACAAGTGGCCGATGTCATTTCACGCGCGGCGGGTCATCTGGGATCAAATGCGATCTATCTTCAACGCACCGTGGAAAAGCTGCATGACCACGGCATCAGGGACCGCAATCTGTGGGCATTGCAGCGAATGGTGGCCGAACACATCATAGCGCGCCACACAAAATAAAAACGCCGGCCACATGGGCCGGCGCATTTTAAATGAGTTGTAATATCAGTGATGGGTGCCGGGCTTGGTGGTCTTCGGCGCCTTGCCATCTTCAACGCGGCCTTCATTGCGAAGATCGCGGCCTTCCTGGGCCTTCTTCTGCGCTGCGGCTGACTTGCCATGTTCGAAGGCTTCTTCCTTGATATAGCCAGCGGCTTCCTTGATTTCGCCTTTAACGCTCATGTTGATTACTCCTGTTTTCGTGGTGCGAACCACCTCTGTTTAACCCGCAGCGCAACGCTTGGTTCCCATGAAAAACGCCCAGACTTTCATCCGGGCGTTTCAGCAAAATGAGTAATTAGCGGCGTGGATTCATCA
This Aestuariivirga litoralis DNA region includes the following protein-coding sequences:
- a CDS encoding D-alanyl-D-alanine carboxypeptidase family protein → MGVSMAAEAEDVSGPILVFDPATGDVISQDRAGEPWYPASLTKLMTAFVIFKKLRNGSMTLEQKLTISELAHSQPASHTGIAAGKEVTVDWALQALLVYSANDMATVLAEGADGSVENFAREMNATAQAMGLDATHFSNPNGLYDPRHISSARDIGMIAASLINQFPEYAHYYSQPTVALGKRQLNNHNALIRTMPDAVGMKTGFICPSGYNLVGSVVRNGKQVVSVVLGAHSGARRDKASKALLDDAFNELGKPGHVPLASIPDLAYGSIVPADMTTTVCKQKQPVTPVNAHHLEGWGVSFGTYDTATKADMALRGRLISPSGIDAGGTPGIIALPSNGGFTAMLWALDQPRAQDLCGKYKAEQAPCDVMTDVMLLQMAAAAQPEIVPAADQVGEGEGADSADMKPPAPDKAAGKTKRVRKKLN
- a CDS encoding gamma-glutamylcyclotransferase, which encodes MTISSQDAGLVWTRLPMSKSSGNRISLTAELVALAERTEPDPGPEPGTEELSDDDYRLAAEKLLSEYAPATLHVFAYGSLIWNPVFDISTTTAGTANGWHRAFCFTLTRWRGTRELPGLMMALDKGGSCNGLVFELTAGDVKQQLINLLDRELDAKHPTNIAKWISVSTPNGKVKALTFVADKTGPAYAKRSLEQVADVISRAAGHLGSNAIYLQRTVEKLHDHGIRDRNLWALQRMVAEHIIARHTK